The segment GATGTATTTGACATTCAAGGAAGAACATTACCTTTTGATGTTAATGATGAAATTCCTGTTGGAGTTAATTTGCCTACATCCGGTAACTATTCGTTTGCAATTGCTAAAGTTGACGGCTTATTCGAAACACAGAATATTTACCTAAAAGACAACCTGTTAAATATTACACATGATTTAAAAGTAAGTCCGTATCAATTTACTGCTCTAAGCGGCGTTATAAAAGACCGTTTTAAGATCGTGTATATCAACAACGCTCTAGGAAATCCGAACCATTCATTTGAAAATAACATAAAAGTAATGGTGAATAACGAAGTGGCTGTAAGTTCGAGCAATCTTCAAATGGAATCAATTGTTGTATACAATGTTTTAGGTCAAAAACTAAATACATATAAAAATATTAATTCTAATTATGTAACCCTTTCGGGACTTCATAAAAACAATACTACATTATTGTTGAAAATAAAATTACAAACAGGTGAAACTGTTATTAAGAAAATTAGTTACTAATTACAAATAGCTTAAAAATTTCCAAAAAGACCTTTGCTTCAAATAGTAAAGGTCTTTTTCATTTGCATAGGCTTCCTTCTCAAAGGAGATATTTCTGTAGGCTGTATTTTTGTCTTTATAGATAATCCATCTAATCAAAAATTCTAATCCATACCAAATAAAAAAAGGCAAAATCAGCAACTCAATTTGCTGACGAATGTGAATCTTTTCATGGTTAATCATAACCGGATTTTGCTTCAAATCATGCTCGGAAACGATGATAAATGGAAACAAAGTTATCCCTCGAAAACCTTTTGGAATTAAATATCTCGAAACGATTACAAACATTTGTTATAATGCTTTAAATTTGTAGCTATGAACGAGCAAAATAATGAAAATAAATTAATCGAAGGCGAAGATTTCTATTTTACACCCGAAGGTTATAAATGTTTCACCGAAAAATACCACCTAAAACGCGGCTATTGCTGCAAAAGTGGTTGCCGTCATTGTCCGTATGGATTCGATAAAAAAACAGGAACCATAAAGCCAAAAAAATAAACTACAGCATAAATCAAACACATGACATTTCAAGAACAAATTTTAGAAGGAATTCCATCCGTTTTACCCAATACAAAACCATATGAAACGGAAATAAATCACGCACCAAAGCGAAAAGAAATCCTTTCTGAAGAAGAAAAAAAACTAGCATTGAAAAATGCGTTGCGCTACTTTGAGCCACAACATCACACTACTTTACTGCCTGAATTCAAAGAAGAATTAGAAAAGTATGGCAGAATTTATATGTATCGCTTTCGTCCGGATTATAGAATGTACGCACGTCCAATTTCAGAATATCCGGGAAAATGCGAACAGGCAAAAGCCATCATGCTGATGATTCAAAACAATCTGGATTATGCTGTGGCGCAACATCCACACGAACTAATTACTTATGGCGGAAATGGAGCTGTTTTTCAAAACTGGGCGCAGTATCTTTTAACGATGAAGTATCTTTCTGAAATGACCGAAGAGCAAACACTAACAATATATTCCGGTCACCCAATGGGATTGTATCCTTCGCACAAAGATGCACCAAGAGTAGTAGTTACGAATGGAATGGTTATCCCAAATTATTCGCAACCGGATGATTGGGAAAAAATGAATGCCTTAGGTGTTTCACAATACGGACAAATGACCGCCGGAAGTTATATGTACATTGGTCCACAGGGAATCGTTCACGGAACTACAATCACAGTTCTTAACGGTTTCCGAAAAATTAAAAAAGTACCAAAAGGAGGTTTATTCGTGACTTCAGGTTTAGGCGGAATGTCAGGTGCTCAGCCAAAAGCCGGAAACATTGCCGGTTGTGTTACGGTTTGTGCCGAAGTAAATCCAAAAATAACACACATTCGTCACTCACAAGGCTGGATTAATGAGGTTATAGAAAACATCAACGACTTAGTTCCAAGAGTTAAAAAAGCACTTCACAATCAGGAAACCGTTTCGATTGCCTATCTGGGAAATGTGGTTGATGTCTGGGAAAGTTTTGATCAGGAAAACCTGCATATCGATTTGGGTTCAGACCAAACCTCACTTCACAATCCTTGGGCTGGTGGTTATTATCCTGTTGGAATTTCTTTTGAAGATGCCAACGAAATGATGGCAAACAATCCTGCTAAATTCAAAGAAGAAGTTCAGAACACGTTACGACGTCACGCCAAAGCAATCAATAAACACACTGCAAAAGGAACTTATTTCTTTGATTACGGAAATGCTTTTCTGTTAGAAGCTTCACGTGCAGGTGCTGATATAATGGCTCCAAACGGAATCGATTTCAAATATCCAAGTTATGTGCAGGACATTATGGGACCAATGTGTTTTGACTACGGATTTGGACCATTCCGTTGGGTTTGTGCTTCAGGAAATCCGGACGATTTAGCTAAAACCGACAAAATTGCCTGTGATGTTTTAGAAGAAATGATGAAAAATTCACCTTCCGAAATCAAGCAGCAAATGGCCGATAACATCCAATGGATAAAAGGCGCACAGGAAAATAAATTAGTAGTGGGTTCACAAGCCCGAATCTTATATGCTGATGCTGAAGGGCGAATCAAAATTGCTGAAGCATTTAATCAGGCGATTGCCCATGGTGAAATTGGTTATGTTGTTTTGGGTCGTGATCATCATGACGTTTCAGGAACCGATTCGCCTTACAGAGAAACTTCAAATATTTATGATGGTTCACGTTTTACAGCCGATATGGCGATTCACAATGTCATTGGAGACAGCTTCCGTGGTGCAACCTGGGTATCCATTCACAATGGCGGCGGCGTTGGTTGGGGTGAAGTAATTAATGGTGGTTTCGGTATGGTTCTTGATGGTTCTGCTGACGCTTCAAGGCGTTTAGAATCAATGCTTTTTTGGGATGTGAATAACGGAATTTCCAGAAGAAACTGGGCTAGAAATGAAGGTGCAATTTTTGCAATAAAAAGAGCCATGGAAACGCAACCATTATTAAAAGTCACCATCCCTAACTTAGTGGACGATTCGTTGTTTTAGTTTGGAATTAAAGTTTCTGATTCTGAACTAAAAACCTGATTAGAAACTTTAATAAATATAGCTATGAGAACATTAAAAATTTTATCGCTACTCCTACTCTTTTTGGTATCATCATGCTGTTCAGTAAGCGTGAATTCTGATTATGACAAACAAGTAGATTTTTCACCTTATAAGACTTTTGCTTTCCATAAAGCCGGAATTGACAAAGCAACCATTTCCGATTTAGATAAGAAAAGAGTTCTTCGTTCTATCGATGAAGTGATGACTTCAAAAGGTTTTACAAAAAGCGAAAATCCCGATTTATTGATTGCTTTTTTTACCAAAGAAAAAGAACAAGTGAATGTTAGCCAATACAACGCTGGTTGGGGTTATGGATGGGGTTACGGTTGGAATCCGTATTTATGGGGAGGAAATACTTCAGTCTCAAGATATACCGAAGGAACTTTGTATATCGACATTATTGATGCCAAGAAAAAAGAACTAATATGGCAAGGCGAAGGCCAAGGTGCTTTGACAAAAGACACAAATAAAAAAGATGAAGTCATCAAAGAATTTGTTTCTAAAATTTTGGAACAATATCCACCGCAGAAAAAATAAATGAAAAGCCTCCAATTTGGAGGCTTTTATATCTAATAATTCATCAACTCTTGCATCTTCGCTTTGACTTTATCTGCATTCGGAATCATGGTGAATTCCAATGTACTGTTTAAAGGGATTGCCGGCATATTTTCAGAACCGATAACCATTACCGGAGCATCCAAATATTTAAAACACTTTTCCTGTATCATTCCTGCCAGACTTCTTGCAAAGGAATTGTTCGTCGGTTCTTCGGTAACTACCAAACATTTTTTGGTCTTTTTTACTGATTTTAAGATTGCTTCTTCGTCTAATGGATACAAAGTTCGTAAGTCAATAATTTCCACCTGATTTTTCATTTTTTCGGAAGCGTTTAACGCCCAGTGAACTCCCATTCCGTATGTGATTACCGAAATTGTTTCTTCTGTTTCCTGTTCCCAGATTTCCTGAACGATATTGGCTTTGCCAAACGGTAAAATATAATCTTCACTCGGTTCGTTTACACGCGCCATTTCAGTTCCTTTCACTTTACTCCAGTATAATCCTTTATGCTCCAAAATCACCACAGGATTCGGGTCGTAATACGCAGCTTTTAGCAAGCCTTTTAAATCGGCTCCATTGCTTGGATAAGCTATTTTTATTCCGCGAATGTTTGTCAAAACACTTTCTACCGAAGAGGAATGATAAGGGCCACCGCTGCCGTATGCACCAATCGGTACACGCAAAATCATACTCACCGGCCATTTACCATTGGTCAAATAACTCGAACGGCTGACTTCAGTAAACAATTGATTCAATCCAGGCCAGATATAATCGGCGAATTGTACCTCAACAATTGGCTTCAAACCAACAGCTGACATTCCCACCGTTGAGCCTACTATAAACGCTTCCTGGATTGGCGTATTAAAAACACGTTCATCACCAAATTTTTGCGCCAAAGTCGCTGCTTCCCTGAAAACACCACCTAGTCGTCCGCCTACGTCTTGTCCGTATAGCAAACATTCCTTGTGCGACTTCATCAATTCTTCCACAGCAAACAATGCGCAATCAACCATCACAACTTTATCTTCACGTTGCGGATTTCTTTCGCCTACTTCTTCCGTTATTGGCGTTGGCGCAAAGTCGTGGGTAAACAAGTCTTCGGGTTTTGGATCTTCAGCTAATTGTGCTTTTTCAAAATCAGCTTGTACTTTGGCTACAGCCAAATTTTCTATATCTTCTATTTCTTTTGTCGTAAATCCAGCATCAAGTAATTGTTTTTGCAAAACCGGAAACGGATCACGAGAATTCGCTTCCTCCAAATCATCGCGATACCATTCCATTCGAACTCCCGAAGTATGGTGATTCAGCAACGGCACTTTAGCATGCACCAAAAAAGGACGACGTTCTTCGCGAATCGTCTTGACTACTTTCTGAACAGCTAAATAACTTTCGGTAAAATTAGCGCCATCAATTGAAATCGCTTCAATGCCGTGGAAACCTTTGGCATAGTCAAACGCATTTTGCGCACGTGTTTCTGCCGCATTCGCCGAAATATCCCAACCGTTATCCTGCACCAAATACAAAATCGGCAATTGCTTTAAAGCAGCCATTTGAAAGGCTTCGGCAATTTCACCTTCGGTCACCGAAGCATCGCCAAGCGAACAAACCACAATCGGAGCTTCCTGATTTTTATCTTCAATACCAATGTTTTCTTTATACCAAAATCCCATCGCAGCACCTGTTGCCGGAATGGCCTGCATCCCAGTCGCTGATGATTGATGAGGAATTTTAGGTTTATCAGCATCTCTTAAACTTGGGTGACAGTAATACGTTCGTCCGCCAGAAAACGGATCGTCTCTTTTGGCCATCAACTGCAACATCAAATCATAAGGCTGCATCCCAATTCCCAATAACATCGAATCATCACGATAGTAAGGGAAAGCATAATCCTGAGGTAATAAATGCATTGCCATCGCAATCTGAATGGCTTCGTGTCCTCGCGAAGTGGCGTGAACATATTTGGAAACAATCTTAAAATTATCTTCATACAAATTGGTCATTGCCTTGGCAGTGGCCATTGTTGAAAACGCTTTTTCAAGTATATTTTTATCTAAAGTATTTGTCATATATTTTATTTCGCTGCAACTAACCAGCCAAATTTATCTTCAATCTCTTGTGTTTTAATTCCTTCTAAAGTGTCTGCTATCATATCGGAAACCGGATTCTCTGATGGGAATTTAATCGACAAATCTTTGTTGCCAATTTCTTCAATTCGAGCAATCCCTACCGCAGTTCCGGCGCCAAATGCTTCTTCTAAAGTTCCGTTTTTCGAAGCTTCAATAATTTCAGTAAGGGTGATTGGACGTTCCGTAACTTCATAGCCTTTGTCGCGCAAAATATCAATTACGCTCATTCGGGTGATACCAGCGAGGATCGAACCACTCAAATCGGGTGTTATGAATTTACCTCCTATTTTGAAAAAAATATTCATCGTTCCTACTTCCTGAATATAATCAAAATGTTGAGCATCTAACCACAACACCTGGTCATATCCTTTGGTTTTGGCATGTTCCGTAGGACGAATGGCACCAGCGTAGTTTCCGGCTGCTTTTGCTTCTCCCGTTCCACCATTTACAGCGCGAACATATTTTTTCTCTGCATATAATTTAATTTTTTTATGAAAAAAAGGGCCGGCCGGCGAAGCCATAACTATAAACTTAAAGCTGGTCGCCGCACGCATTCCTATAAAAGGCTCATCGGCATACATAAACGGACGCAGATACAAGGCGCTGCCATCCTGAGTTGGAATCCATT is part of the Flavobacterium sangjuense genome and harbors:
- a CDS encoding urocanate hydratase, which encodes MTFQEQILEGIPSVLPNTKPYETEINHAPKRKEILSEEEKKLALKNALRYFEPQHHTTLLPEFKEELEKYGRIYMYRFRPDYRMYARPISEYPGKCEQAKAIMLMIQNNLDYAVAQHPHELITYGGNGAVFQNWAQYLLTMKYLSEMTEEQTLTIYSGHPMGLYPSHKDAPRVVVTNGMVIPNYSQPDDWEKMNALGVSQYGQMTAGSYMYIGPQGIVHGTTITVLNGFRKIKKVPKGGLFVTSGLGGMSGAQPKAGNIAGCVTVCAEVNPKITHIRHSQGWINEVIENINDLVPRVKKALHNQETVSIAYLGNVVDVWESFDQENLHIDLGSDQTSLHNPWAGGYYPVGISFEDANEMMANNPAKFKEEVQNTLRRHAKAINKHTAKGTYFFDYGNAFLLEASRAGADIMAPNGIDFKYPSYVQDIMGPMCFDYGFGPFRWVCASGNPDDLAKTDKIACDVLEEMMKNSPSEIKQQMADNIQWIKGAQENKLVVGSQARILYADAEGRIKIAEAFNQAIAHGEIGYVVLGRDHHDVSGTDSPYRETSNIYDGSRFTADMAIHNVIGDSFRGATWVSIHNGGGVGWGEVINGGFGMVLDGSADASRRLESMLFWDVNNGISRRNWARNEGAIFAIKRAMETQPLLKVTIPNLVDDSLF
- a CDS encoding DUF4136 domain-containing protein codes for the protein MRTLKILSLLLLFLVSSCCSVSVNSDYDKQVDFSPYKTFAFHKAGIDKATISDLDKKRVLRSIDEVMTSKGFTKSENPDLLIAFFTKEKEQVNVSQYNAGWGYGWGYGWNPYLWGGNTSVSRYTEGTLYIDIIDAKKKELIWQGEGQGALTKDTNKKDEVIKEFVSKILEQYPPQKK
- a CDS encoding DUF5522 domain-containing protein, with the protein product MNEQNNENKLIEGEDFYFTPEGYKCFTEKYHLKRGYCCKSGCRHCPYGFDKKTGTIKPKK
- a CDS encoding branched-chain amino acid aminotransferase — translated: MQDLMTQTIKITKVAQSKAREVDFHNIVMGTRFSDHMFICDYQNGEWQNPRIEPLAMIPTHPAAMALHYGQAIFEGMKATLGKDGTPLLFRPDENAKRMNFSANRMGMPFFPEDLFVEALKQFVAIEKEWIPTQDGSALYLRPFMYADEPFIGMRAATSFKFIVMASPAGPFFHKKIKLYAEKKYVRAVNGGTGEAKAAGNYAGAIRPTEHAKTKGYDQVLWLDAQHFDYIQEVGTMNIFFKIGGKFITPDLSGSILAGITRMSVIDILRDKGYEVTERPITLTEIIEASKNGTLEEAFGAGTAVGIARIEEIGNKDLSIKFPSENPVSDMIADTLEGIKTQEIEDKFGWLVAAK
- a CDS encoding alpha-ketoacid dehydrogenase subunit alpha/beta, producing the protein MTNTLDKNILEKAFSTMATAKAMTNLYEDNFKIVSKYVHATSRGHEAIQIAMAMHLLPQDYAFPYYRDDSMLLGIGMQPYDLMLQLMAKRDDPFSGGRTYYCHPSLRDADKPKIPHQSSATGMQAIPATGAAMGFWYKENIGIEDKNQEAPIVVCSLGDASVTEGEIAEAFQMAALKQLPILYLVQDNGWDISANAAETRAQNAFDYAKGFHGIEAISIDGANFTESYLAVQKVVKTIREERRPFLVHAKVPLLNHHTSGVRMEWYRDDLEEANSRDPFPVLQKQLLDAGFTTKEIEDIENLAVAKVQADFEKAQLAEDPKPEDLFTHDFAPTPITEEVGERNPQREDKVVMVDCALFAVEELMKSHKECLLYGQDVGGRLGGVFREAATLAQKFGDERVFNTPIQEAFIVGSTVGMSAVGLKPIVEVQFADYIWPGLNQLFTEVSRSSYLTNGKWPVSMILRVPIGAYGSGGPYHSSSVESVLTNIRGIKIAYPSNGADLKGLLKAAYYDPNPVVILEHKGLYWSKVKGTEMARVNEPSEDYILPFGKANIVQEIWEQETEETISVITYGMGVHWALNASEKMKNQVEIIDLRTLYPLDEEAILKSVKKTKKCLVVTEEPTNNSFARSLAGMIQEKCFKYLDAPVMVIGSENMPAIPLNSTLEFTMIPNADKVKAKMQELMNY